A window from Pseudomonas alloputida encodes these proteins:
- the trbJ gene encoding P-type conjugative transfer protein TrbJ yields MKKRLVAAAIAAMLCTATAHAQWVVIDPTNLVQNTMTAIRTLEQINNQIRQLQNEAQMLMNQARNLASLPSSVVGQLRANLATTERLIAQARGLAYDVTNLDREFARLYPEQYAATVSGDQMYRDAQERWKNTLGGLQTTMQMQAQVSQNLGEDESVLADLVGKSQSAQGALQAMQAMNQLLALQAKQSIQSQRLQITQDRAASLELARQAAATERAREVRRRFLGEGTPYTPQSVNFYRD; encoded by the coding sequence ATGAAGAAGCGCCTTGTCGCCGCTGCCATCGCGGCCATGCTTTGCACCGCCACTGCCCATGCGCAATGGGTCGTGATCGACCCCACCAACCTCGTGCAGAACACGATGACCGCGATCCGCACGCTGGAGCAGATCAACAACCAGATTCGCCAGCTCCAGAACGAAGCGCAAATGCTGATGAACCAGGCGCGCAACCTCGCCAGCCTTCCATCCAGCGTGGTCGGCCAGTTGCGCGCCAACCTGGCGACGACCGAGCGGCTGATCGCCCAGGCCCGAGGCTTGGCCTACGACGTGACGAATCTGGATCGGGAGTTTGCCCGCCTGTACCCGGAGCAGTACGCCGCCACCGTCAGCGGCGACCAGATGTACCGCGACGCCCAGGAGCGGTGGAAGAACACGCTGGGCGGCTTGCAGACCACCATGCAGATGCAGGCGCAGGTGTCGCAGAACCTGGGCGAAGACGAAAGCGTGCTGGCCGATCTGGTCGGCAAGAGCCAGTCGGCGCAAGGCGCGTTGCAGGCGATGCAGGCCATGAACCAGTTGCTCGCCTTGCAGGCCAAGCAGTCGATCCAGTCGCAGCGGCTCCAGATCACGCAAGACCGGGCCGCCTCGCTGGAACTGGCGCGGCAGGCGGCGGCCACCGAGCGCGCCCGCGAAGTGCGGCGGCGCTTCCTCGGGGAAGGCACGCCGTACACGCCGCAGTCCGTCAACTTCTACCGCGACTGA